AGATCGTCATTGCGCTGGACTCGGTGGACCAGGTGGGCACATTCGCCGAGTTGGAAATCGAGGCCGCCGCCGACGAACTGGACGCTGCCCGCGCCGCCATCGCGGCGCTGGCCCAGCGGTTAGGGTTGTCGCGCAACGAACGCCGCAGCTATCTCGAAATGTTGCTCTCCGCGCAGGGCAGCGCGTAGCCGGGGCGCGGCTACAATAGATGCCAATGCGTTACGCAACCAGAATCGTCATGCGCCGTCGGCTGAAGCATTGCGGCTTATTGTTTGCCGCCTGCTTGCTGGGCGGCGGCTGCTCTAACAACGCGCGAGACACCGCCATGAGTGAAAACCACCCCGTGCAAAAGACCGACGAACAGTGGCGCGCCGAACTGACCGACGAGCAATTCGACATATGCCGCCTGAAAGGAACCGAGCGGGCATTCACCGGACAGTATTGGAACAACAAGGAGCCGGGCGTCTATCACTGCGCTTGCTGCGGCGCCAAGCTCTTTGACTCGGAGACGAAGTTCGACTCCGGCACCGGTTGGCCCAGTTTTTACGACGCGCTGCCGGGCGGCGTGGCGACGCACAGCGATCGCAGCTTTTTCATGGTGCGAACCGAGGCGTTGTGCAAGCAGTGCGGCGCGCATCTGGGACATGTGTTCGAAGATGGCCCGCAGCCAACGGGGCAGCGCTATTGCATCAACTC
This region of Pirellulales bacterium genomic DNA includes:
- the msrB gene encoding peptide-methionine (R)-S-oxide reductase MsrB, whose amino-acid sequence is MSENHPVQKTDEQWRAELTDEQFDICRLKGTERAFTGQYWNNKEPGVYHCACCGAKLFDSETKFDSGTGWPSFYDALPGGVATHSDRSFFMVRTEALCKQCGAHLGHVFEDGPQPTGQRYCINSAALKHEKR